One segment of Streptomyces sp. YIM 121038 DNA contains the following:
- the yaaA gene encoding peroxide stress protein YaaA, with protein sequence MLVLLPPSEGKAASGRGAPLKPESLSLAGLAGARATVLDELVELCAADEEKAREVLGLSEGLRGEVAKNAELRTAGARPAGEIYTGVLYDALDLATLDAAAKRRAARSLLVFSGLWGAVSVADRIPSYRCSMGVKLPGLGALAAHWRTPMAAVLPEAAGDGLVLDLRSAAYAAAWKPKGEVAGRTATVRVLHARVVDGVERRSVVSHFNKATKGRVARSLLTAGAAPASPAELVEALRDLGYAVEAQPPAKPTAAWSLDVVVRDIH encoded by the coding sequence CCTCCGGGCGCGGGGCGCCGCTCAAGCCCGAGTCGCTGTCCCTCGCGGGCCTGGCCGGAGCCCGCGCCACCGTCCTCGACGAGCTCGTGGAGCTGTGCGCCGCCGACGAGGAGAAGGCCCGCGAGGTCCTCGGCCTCAGCGAGGGGCTGCGCGGCGAGGTCGCCAAGAACGCCGAGCTGCGCACCGCGGGGGCCAGGCCCGCCGGTGAGATCTACACCGGCGTCCTGTACGACGCGCTCGACCTGGCCACGCTCGACGCCGCGGCGAAGCGGCGGGCCGCACGCTCCCTGCTCGTCTTCTCCGGCCTGTGGGGCGCGGTGTCCGTCGCCGACCGCATCCCCTCCTACCGCTGCTCGATGGGCGTGAAGCTGCCGGGCCTCGGCGCGCTCGCCGCGCACTGGCGCACCCCGATGGCGGCCGTGCTCCCCGAGGCCGCGGGGGACGGTCTCGTCCTGGATCTGCGGTCTGCGGCGTACGCGGCGGCGTGGAAGCCGAAGGGCGAGGTCGCCGGGCGGACCGCGACGGTACGGGTGCTGCACGCGCGCGTGGTGGACGGCGTGGAGCGCCGCTCCGTCGTCTCGCACTTCAACAAGGCCACGAAGGGCCGCGTGGCGCGCTCGCTCCTGACCGCGGGGGCCGCGCCCGCGTCCCCCGCCGAGCTGGTGGAGGCGCTCCGGGACCTCGGCTACGCGGTGGAGGCGCAGCCGCCCGCGAAGCCGACCGCCGCGTGGTCCCTCGACGTGGTGGTGCGGGACATCCACTGA
- the eda gene encoding bifunctional 4-hydroxy-2-oxoglutarate aldolase/2-dehydro-3-deoxy-phosphogluconate aldolase — translation MDTPAAQASVLDLAPVIPVVVVDTVDAAVPLARALVAGGLPAIEVTLRTPVALDAIRAIAAEVPDAVVGAGTVLSADQVKAAVDAGARFLVSPGWTDTLLEAMRGAGVPFLPGVSTTSEVVALLERGVREMKFFPAEAAGGTAYLKSLAGPLPQARFCPTGGVSAASAPSYLKLANVGCVGGSWMLPADAVAAGDWTRVESLARTAAALR, via the coding sequence ATGGACACCCCCGCCGCCCAGGCCTCCGTGCTGGACCTCGCCCCCGTCATCCCCGTAGTGGTGGTGGACACCGTCGACGCCGCCGTGCCGCTCGCGCGGGCGCTCGTCGCGGGGGGCCTGCCCGCCATCGAGGTCACGCTGCGGACGCCGGTGGCCCTGGACGCGATCCGGGCGATCGCCGCCGAGGTCCCGGACGCGGTGGTGGGCGCGGGCACGGTCCTCTCGGCGGACCAGGTGAAGGCCGCGGTGGACGCGGGCGCCCGGTTCCTGGTCAGCCCGGGGTGGACGGACACGCTCCTGGAGGCGATGCGGGGGGCGGGCGTCCCGTTCCTGCCGGGCGTCTCGACGACGTCGGAGGTCGTGGCGCTGCTCGAACGCGGCGTGCGCGAGATGAAGTTCTTCCCCGCCGAGGCGGCCGGGGGCACCGCCTATCTCAAGTCGCTCGCGGGCCCGCTCCCGCAGGCCCGCTTCTGCCCGACGGGCGGCGTCTCCGCGGCGTCCGCGCCGTCGTACCTGAAGCTCGCGAACGTCGGCTGCGTGGGCGGCAGTTGGATGCTGCCCGCCGACGCCGTCGCGGCCGGGGACTGGACGCGGGTCGAGTCCCTGGCGCGCACGGCGGCGGCCCTGCGCTAG